The Coffea arabica cultivar ET-39 chromosome 1e, Coffea Arabica ET-39 HiFi, whole genome shotgun sequence genome has a window encoding:
- the LOC113707524 gene encoding kiwellin-like: MAKFVILSFLISLNILSFPSPGSAISSCNGPCKTLNDCDGQLICIGGKCNDDPDVGTHICSGSSPSGPSPPGNCRPTGSMTCKGVTKPTYTCSPPVTSSTAAILTLNNFEEGGDGGAASECDGQFHKNSERVVALSTGWYAGGSRCGKMIRIRASNGRTVTAKVVDECDSRNGCDKEHAGQPPCDNNIVDGSSAVWRALGLNEDDGRVPVTWSMA, translated from the coding sequence ATGGCAAAATTTGTCATACTTTCCTTCTTGATTTCGCTCAACATCTTATCTTTTCCTTCCCCAGGATCAGCCATCTCCTCATGCAATGGTCCATGCAAAACCTTGAATGATTGCGACGGCCAGTTAATTTGCATTGGAGGAAAATGTAACGACGATCCTGACGTTGGAACCCACATATGCAGCGGAAGCTCGCCTTCCGGGCCATCCCCTCCGGGCAATTGCCGCCCAACTGGCTCTATGACGTGTAAAGGAGTGACTAAACCCACCTATACATGCTCTCCCCCGGTTACTAGCTCCACAGCGGCCATTCTTACCCTAAATAATTTTGAAGAAGGTGGAGACGGCGGGGCTGCATCAGAATGTGACGgccaatttcacaaaaatagtGAAAGGGTTGTTGCACTTTCCACTGGTTGGTATGCAGGAGGGTCGAGGTGTGGGAAAATGATAAGAATCAGAGCCAGCAATGGGAGAACCGTGACTGCAAAGGTTGTGGATGAATGCGACTCCAGAAATGGCTGTGATAAGGAGCACGCTGGCCAGCCACCTTGCGATAACAACATCGTTGATGGATCCAGTGCTGTCTGGAGAGCATTAGGGCTTAACGAGGATGATGGAAGAGTACCAGTTACTTGGTCTATGGCATGA